The window TATGCTCTCAAGCAACATATAGTACAACTCCTGACACCTGTCACAGGCTATGAATTTACTGATATCACGGTAGAGAACCATCTCATTCATGAGTTTTTCTCCACCGTTTTTCGCTGCAAAAGACCGCCATACGTCATTTATAGACTCAATTCTATTCTCTCTGTTTATAAAATAACGGATGTAATGTTCCATAGCAGCCTCAACAGTTTTTTCTTTTATTCAACAGGACCTCCGCTTTTTCATCAAGACTTTCTTGGAGGAAAATAGAAAAAACATCGATAAAACATCAAAAAGGGAACAGAAAGAAAACGTATCGCCCTCTGCTTGGCTGGAAAAAACTCGGCGGGATATAAGGAGGGAAAAGGGGAAAACTATGCCGGGGTAATCCTGAAAAGGAATAACCCCGGCAAAATATCTTGTCGTGTGTTTGTCAGGCTTACTTGTACTCCTCAGCCCGAGCAATAATAAACTCCTTCCAGGAAGGATCATCAAAGGCGTGGGCAATGGTGAAGATATCCTTATCCCCACGACCGGACATATTGATAATAATCGCCTGATCCCGAGGCATGGTCGGGGCCTCTTTAATAGCCTGAACAAAGGCATGGGAGGATTCCAAGGCAGGAATGATCCCCTCGGTCCTCATGGTCAATTTCAGGGCCTCCAGGACCTCATCATCGGTTGCCGCCTCAAAACGGACCCTACCCTTTTCTCCCAGATCAGCAAGAATCGGTGAAACGCCCACATAATCCAAGCCTGCAGCAATGGAATGGGTTTCCAGCATCTGGCCATCATCATTCTGGAGAAACATGGTCTTATATCCCTGAGCCACCCCTGGACTTGCCAGGTCGCCCACCATTCTGGCAGCATGTTTTTGGGTATCAACGCCCTTGCCACCGGCTTCCACTCCGATCAGCTCAACGCCCTCATGCTCCAAAAAGCCTTTAAAAATGCCCATTGCATTGGAGCCACCGCCCACACAGGCATAAACCCGATCAGGTAATTTGCCATGTTGCTCCTTGATCTGCTTATTGGCCTCAATGCCGACAATGGACTGAAACCAGGAAACCATTTCTGGAAAAGGGGCTGGGCCGCAGGCCGTGCCAAAGACATAATGGGTGCTGTCCATATTGGTGACCCAGTCACGGAAGGCCTCGTTAATAGCATCCTTCAGGGTTCTGGAGCCATCCTTCACCGGCACAACTGTAGCTCCCAGCTTTTCCATCCAGAAAACATTGGGTCGCTGCCGGGCCACGTCCACTTCACCCATATAAATCGTGCAGTCAAACCCGAAGCGAGCCGCCATCGTCGCGGTAGCAACACCGTGCTGCCCTGCCCCGGTCTCGGCAATAACCCGTTTTTTGCCCATGCGCTTGACCAGCAGGCCCTGTCCCATTACGTTATTGGCCTTATGAGCACCGGTGTGGTTCAGGTCTTCCCGCTTGATATAGATCCGCGCTCCCCCCAAATGATCAGAGAGGTTTTCAGCAAAGGTCAAGGGCGTGGGACGGCAGGAGTAATTGCTCATCAGATCAACATATTCCTGCCAGAATTTCTCATCGGCTCGTGCCGCCGCATAGGCTTCATGTAATTCTGCAAAGGTCTGGTGAAGCACTTCCGGGATGAACGCACCACCCCACTGGCCGAAATATCCGTTTTTCATAATATGTTATTATTCTATCGTTTTTGTTATCTTTTGTTATCAAATGAAACAGCATGCTGATGTTACCACTTTTTTTCAAGACATACTATTACTTTTGCCCTGCTGGAATTCGACCTTGCCGGTGGACGGCAATGCTCTAACTCGACTATCAAGTTTTTTGAGTCTTTTCAGCTCTCCGGTTCCCCCTCACCCCGCCTCTGCATTCTTCTCCGCTTCCACTTGCCGAGCCACCCGCCCCACAACTTCCTGACATTTTTTGAGCATTTTATCGTTATCGCTGTCCGGGTAGTTTTCCTTGCCCCGGTCCAATACGGTTTTCGCCATATTGCGCATGGAATAGGGTTTCTGGTCGTATTCTTTATACTGCTCAAGGAATGTTGGTTTATCAATAATTGAGGTGGATATTTCTTTCAGGTGCTCGTACAGGGCTTCCGGGTTTTGCAGAAGGGTATAGATGTGTTGGAGTCCTTCGTAGGTGGTCCAGAGGTAGTCATACCTGTTGCCGTCTTGGTCGTGCTCTATGTCGGAATAGAGAAAGGCGTTGGCTGAAGAGAGGATTGCTAGAGTTTTCCACCAAATACTATCTTTCTCTCCATCAAGACTTGATACTATTTTTTGTACTGAATCCTCTATTCTTTTGAATGTTGCTTCATTTGGATTTCTGTAATGATAAACAGATAAACTCCTACTTCCACGATACTGCTCAGTCCTTTCACTTATAACCTTGAAGAGAAAATATGCTCTGCTACGTACCAGATTTTTCCCGCTGATACACTTGAAGCCAAAGATATGTTCATGCCATAATTGCCCGTACCAATTATTCCTCCAAAATATGTTTGCTGAATGTGAAAGAGCCTGTAACTGTACTGATGATTTAACGTATAAATCATGTTCAAAATCATATTCAAATAGGGTCTCTGTACTGTTGAGAGAGTTAAGAATTGAATAAATTGATAAATTTTCTATAATCATTCCCCATCTGAGTAAAACATCAAGCCAGTGCTTTTCATCTTTTTCTTTTTTCAGTCGATGAATAATTGATTTACCAAGTAAATCTTTGCAAACTATTGCTTCATCAATGGTATACACAGCAGCAACATAATCAGCTATCCCATCGACTTGATTAACAAACAGCTCGATAGCTGCCAAGAACTGCAAGCCGTAACGCTCCCTGTCCAGCAGCACCGGCACAGCCTCCTCAATTTTTTCCTGAAAAGAATTATAGAGTATCGGAGGACTGGAGATAAAATAAAGGACGTTCTCCAAACACCGACCTTCCTGCACATCGTATTCTCCCTTCTGGATGGAATGAAAATATTGATCAAATAATTCGTGTAGCGCATCCCGCGTTGCCTCCACTTTTCCTTCACGATCCTCAGAAAGAAAATACTGTCGAACCAGCTCGAATCCTTTATTTCTTCGTGACCTCTTCTCGACGTCTTCAGATCGCTCATTCAACCGATCAGCTCTGGCGATATACTCCACACATACCCTTGTCCAGTACCCCAGATCAGAATCCTTAATCCCGTACTCCTCAGAATCAAGCATTTTCATCACCAGAATATGGAAATACTCATTCTCCTCGCTCTCTTCTTTTAGCTCCTTCACCTCATTCTGAAAATTCTTGAGAATATCCGTGGTTGCCGCCTTATTCAAACTGAAAAATAACAGCAGGGTCTCGCTCCACTTAGGAAATAACGCCTTAGTCAATCGCCCCAGTATCTCTTCTTTCAGTATCGCCGCTGCCTGGAAAAAATTTTCAATCACCCGCCGGTAAATATAACGGGCTGTCAGGTATTCCTGAAAGCTGAGGTGAGAGAACTGAATCCGTTCCTCCTCTGGCTCATGAAGCAAGCCGGTTCTGGTCAAATAAAAACTGAGCAGAGATTCCGCATGTTCCGGCTTAATCGTTTGCCAGCCCTCTTTTCTCTCCTGAATGATATCTTTAATAATATCGAGCAACTCCTGGCGACTCACAACAATAACAGCATCATCATCCTGTTTATGTTTGTCCTTGTCTTTTCCTTTGGCCTCAGCGCATTGCAGCTTATAGGCGATACCTTCCAGCAATTTGATCTTATCCTCAAAGGTCCACTCATCATAATGCTCGTCCGGGTACATCTCCTTATGAAGACGACGGGTAATATCAATATGCTCAATATAGGCATCCACCATATATTCATAGGCCTTGGCTCTGGAATGGGGCAGTTTCCCTTTGGTGGTGTGGATATGGGCCATCATGGTCAGGAAGACCGGTCGCCTCTTGAGCACGGCCAGGCTTTTGATCTTTTCTATGGAATCACGAAACTCATCCGCCTTTTTCTGCACGGTTTTCGGATTCTCTTCCCGCAGAGCAAACCATTTTTGGCAGAACTCACCGGTCTGCTGCTTATTAAAAGAATCTACGTAATACAGGGCAGGGAGGTGTTTTTGCGCTCTCTCTTCTTTTTTATCAAGGTAGGCAGTAAACGGAACCCGTTCCAAACCCGCAGGCCGACTGGTTACCAGCAGGTAATTGTCCTTGTGAAAGGCCATAAAGTGGTTTATGACAAATCTCCTGATTCGCAAGCGCGTTTTCCATCCTCCGACCTCATCTACACCGTCCAGGATAATGAAACACCAGCCTTGTTGCAGATAAAACTCTAAGTGTTCTCTGGAGATCTCATACTCTAGAATCCGGCTCTGTGATGCAACAAACTGATCCAGAAGAGCCTCGGGAGAAGAAATGCTGCTCAACTGGTAATCACGCAATTTAAAATACAGAGGAATCCTTCGACCGCATTGCTTGGTAAAGCTTGTTAGGGCCTTGCTGGTCAACAGATTAATGATCATCCGGGAAACCGTAGTCTTTCCGCTACCCGGTCTTCCAGAAAGGACAATATGTTGATGTTGCCTGAGAATTTGAAGAAGTGAAAAGGTTCCCTCTTCATCCTCCCAGTCTCTGCTTTCGCTCAACTCTTCTCTGCTGAACCTGAGAGGAACAAAGATATCCCGAAGTGATATCTTTTTATCTTCTCCCAGATCCATAAGCCCGAGGGCTTCATGAAAACTGTAGACCTCATGCAATTTTTCCTGATAGACCTGCCGGAATTCGCGTTGAGCAAGCGTTTCCTGAAAGGAGGGGGAGACGTTATGCATAGTCAATCACTCCCAGGTACCTGTTTAAAGTTGCCGAATCGTGGTCGTTCATTGGAAACTGGAGAGAATCGGTAAAATGCCTTTTGAAATTTTCCAGAGATTCATAACGAGGCGAGATGTCTTTCATATACTCAAGTTCTTCTTTGTCCAAACGGCCTGCGGAAACCAGCTCTTCATCCTCTGCATCACCCACTGGTTCCACCTCAACGGCAATCGGGTTGCGCAGGTATTCGTAAAACAGGCGTTCAACATTACGATCCGGTGGATTATTCTGACAAACATTACTCAACGCTTCTACATAATCCGGGTGTCGTTCCAAAACAGTAAAGACAGGTTCACAGTATATGCGCAAATAGTGAAACAGGGCTGCAATTTCAATCTCCAACCTGCTTTGATCATCTCCGGCAGCCCCTGACAGATTGATGAGTTCCCAATAGGATCTGAAGGAATTGAGGAAATTCTTTACTTTACGAGGATTCTTCTCCAGAATATCGGTAAGCAGCTTTGTCAGTCCGGCAGTGTCCGCATCCGGGAAATAGTCGCCGACAATCTCCTGGATCAATGCGGGATAGTTCTTGCTCAAAGGGATACGGATGATACTCTGAAAGAGTTTGTCCAGATAATCCTTGTGGATCTGATGATTCTCCAAGGCCCGCAGGACATTGACCTGATCCATGCCAAAGACGAAGATACAGTTGGAGGTGGAGAGATAGAGTTTGATCCCTTCAATCAGCTTGATGGTGTTGGTATCGGTACAACGGTCCAGGTCATCAATATAGACAACCAGAGCCTTATGCTCCTCTCCCAGGAGTTTATCGATGGCCTTCTCAAAAAGGAGGCGAAAACGTTGAGATGAACTTTTGACTGCAAATTCCTTTGCCTCGTATTTTTCTCCGTACTTCTCAAGTGCTCCCGGGTCAACTTTCACCTTAGTCAGTTTATTGATGATACCGCTCAGGATATCAAGCCCTCCCCGCACACTCACATCAGCAAGTTTTTTTGCTTCCTCGCCTACTTGCGTAAAGAGATCGAAATTATCCCGGATTTCATGAAGCAAGCCAATGATAGGGTCGTTATCAAACTGGTGCTGCCAGGGATTGAACCAGACCGCCCGCATTTTGGTTTCATTCTCGCTGAACTCTTTAATCATTCTCTGAGTTTCCGAGTCAAGACGTTCCTCAACAGGACTTTCTGATAAGGGCAAAAGGACAGAAGAAACCCTCCCGCCGGTTCGGAAAAACAACTGACGCATAATACTGGTCTTTCCTGTTCCCCAACCACCATATATGCCGATTGAAAAAGGAGGTTGGGCTTTTTCAATCAATTTGAGAAGCTGTTGAATAAAAGGCTCATATCCTAAGGTGTCCACCAAGGTCCATTCATCATTGCTGTAGCGACTCAATCCGGCACCTCCTATTGGATTGGTTTATATATAGAAATGGGATAATCCAACGAATAGGCTCAAGTCCTATCCCCCTTCCGCATAAACCGTAAAGCAGCATTCTGCACAGACTGAGACAGCAGCACAGTCTTCACCGACCGCAGGGTCACGGCCTTATTGACCACCTTACGCAGCAGGGCCTGG is drawn from Candidatus Electrothrix aestuarii and contains these coding sequences:
- a CDS encoding NACHT domain-containing protein, with the translated sequence MHNVSPSFQETLAQREFRQVYQEKLHEVYSFHEALGLMDLGEDKKISLRDIFVPLRFSREELSESRDWEDEEGTFSLLQILRQHQHIVLSGRPGSGKTTVSRMIINLLTSKALTSFTKQCGRRIPLYFKLRDYQLSSISSPEALLDQFVASQSRILEYEISREHLEFYLQQGWCFIILDGVDEVGGWKTRLRIRRFVINHFMAFHKDNYLLVTSRPAGLERVPFTAYLDKKEERAQKHLPALYYVDSFNKQQTGEFCQKWFALREENPKTVQKKADEFRDSIEKIKSLAVLKRRPVFLTMMAHIHTTKGKLPHSRAKAYEYMVDAYIEHIDITRRLHKEMYPDEHYDEWTFEDKIKLLEGIAYKLQCAEAKGKDKDKHKQDDDAVIVVSRQELLDIIKDIIQERKEGWQTIKPEHAESLLSFYLTRTGLLHEPEEERIQFSHLSFQEYLTARYIYRRVIENFFQAAAILKEEILGRLTKALFPKWSETLLLFFSLNKAATTDILKNFQNEVKELKEESEENEYFHILVMKMLDSEEYGIKDSDLGYWTRVCVEYIARADRLNERSEDVEKRSRRNKGFELVRQYFLSEDREGKVEATRDALHELFDQYFHSIQKGEYDVQEGRCLENVLYFISSPPILYNSFQEKIEEAVPVLLDRERYGLQFLAAIELFVNQVDGIADYVAAVYTIDEAIVCKDLLGKSIIHRLKKEKDEKHWLDVLLRWGMIIENLSIYSILNSLNSTETLFEYDFEHDLYVKSSVQLQALSHSANIFWRNNWYGQLWHEHIFGFKCISGKNLVRSRAYFLFKVISERTEQYRGSRSLSVYHYRNPNEATFKRIEDSVQKIVSSLDGEKDSIWWKTLAILSSANAFLYSDIEHDQDGNRYDYLWTTYEGLQHIYTLLQNPEALYEHLKEISTSIIDKPTFLEQYKEYDQKPYSMRNMAKTVLDRGKENYPDSDNDKMLKKCQEVVGRVARQVEAEKNAEAG
- a CDS encoding P-loop NTPase fold protein, with protein sequence MSRYSNDEWTLVDTLGYEPFIQQLLKLIEKAQPPFSIGIYGGWGTGKTSIMRQLFFRTGGRVSSVLLPLSESPVEERLDSETQRMIKEFSENETKMRAVWFNPWQHQFDNDPIIGLLHEIRDNFDLFTQVGEEAKKLADVSVRGGLDILSGIINKLTKVKVDPGALEKYGEKYEAKEFAVKSSSQRFRLLFEKAIDKLLGEEHKALVVYIDDLDRCTDTNTIKLIEGIKLYLSTSNCIFVFGMDQVNVLRALENHQIHKDYLDKLFQSIIRIPLSKNYPALIQEIVGDYFPDADTAGLTKLLTDILEKNPRKVKNFLNSFRSYWELINLSGAAGDDQSRLEIEIAALFHYLRIYCEPVFTVLERHPDYVEALSNVCQNNPPDRNVERLFYEYLRNPIAVEVEPVGDAEDEELVSAGRLDKEELEYMKDISPRYESLENFKRHFTDSLQFPMNDHDSATLNRYLGVIDYA
- the trpB gene encoding tryptophan synthase subunit beta, with the protein product MKNGYFGQWGGAFIPEVLHQTFAELHEAYAAARADEKFWQEYVDLMSNYSCRPTPLTFAENLSDHLGGARIYIKREDLNHTGAHKANNVMGQGLLVKRMGKKRVIAETGAGQHGVATATMAARFGFDCTIYMGEVDVARQRPNVFWMEKLGATVVPVKDGSRTLKDAINEAFRDWVTNMDSTHYVFGTACGPAPFPEMVSWFQSIVGIEANKQIKEQHGKLPDRVYACVGGGSNAMGIFKGFLEHEGVELIGVEAGGKGVDTQKHAARMVGDLASPGVAQGYKTMFLQNDDGQMLETHSIAAGLDYVGVSPILADLGEKGRVRFEAATDDEVLEALKLTMRTEGIIPALESSHAFVQAIKEAPTMPRDQAIIINMSGRGDKDIFTIAHAFDDPSWKEFIIARAEEYK